A single Haloglycomyces albus DSM 45210 DNA region contains:
- a CDS encoding RluA family pseudouridine synthase, translating to MSRQSRSLPIPEGCEGQRIDQVVSKMLGLSRAAVAELVSNGEVSLDGAAVPSKSTRVVSGTWLEVLLPPPPEDITRAKAEPVENMDVIFSDDDIVVVNKPVGVAAHPSVGWSGPTVTGGLKAAGHRLSVYGPDEREGIVHRLDVGTSGAMVVAKSERAYSALKRAFKNREVSKRYHAIAQGHLDPFSGTIDAPIGRHPRHDWRFAVMQDGKRSVTHYDTLEVFPGATLLDVGLETGRTHQIRVHFSALGHPLLGDPLYGSDPVMAEKYGLIRQWLHAYELSFVHPGRNKEVTFTSDYPEDLEKALLQLRGY from the coding sequence GTGTCACGCCAGTCGCGTTCGTTGCCGATTCCCGAAGGTTGTGAAGGGCAGCGGATCGACCAGGTGGTGAGCAAAATGCTCGGTCTTTCCCGCGCTGCCGTCGCCGAGCTCGTCTCCAACGGCGAGGTGAGCCTTGACGGGGCGGCAGTGCCGTCCAAATCCACCCGAGTCGTCTCCGGTACGTGGCTTGAGGTGCTGCTACCTCCGCCGCCGGAGGACATTACCCGAGCCAAGGCCGAACCGGTGGAGAACATGGATGTCATCTTCTCCGACGATGACATCGTTGTGGTCAACAAACCGGTGGGAGTGGCCGCCCATCCGTCGGTCGGTTGGAGTGGTCCCACCGTCACCGGTGGTTTGAAGGCCGCCGGGCATCGGCTGAGCGTGTACGGACCCGATGAGCGAGAAGGTATCGTGCATCGCCTCGACGTCGGCACCTCGGGAGCCATGGTGGTGGCCAAAAGCGAGCGGGCCTACTCCGCCTTGAAGCGGGCGTTTAAGAACCGCGAGGTCAGCAAGCGCTATCACGCCATCGCTCAGGGGCATCTGGACCCGTTCAGTGGAACGATAGACGCGCCCATCGGTCGGCATCCGCGGCACGATTGGCGGTTCGCGGTCATGCAGGACGGAAAACGGTCGGTGACCCATTACGACACCCTTGAGGTGTTTCCGGGAGCGACATTGCTGGACGTGGGTCTGGAAACCGGTCGTACCCACCAGATTCGGGTGCATTTTTCCGCTCTGGGGCATCCTTTGCTGGGTGACCCTCTATACGGTTCCGACCCGGTCATGGCCGAGAAGTACGGTCTCATCCGTCAGTGGCTGCACGCCTATGAACTGTCGTTCGTTCACCCGGGCCGTAACAAAGAGGTCACTTTCACCAGCGATTATCCGGAGGATCTAGAAAAGGCGCTTCTCCAGCTACGTGGCTACTGA
- a CDS encoding YggT family protein, whose amino-acid sequence MNLVIQCIYLALFLFFVALLARVVTSIVVQFSRHWGPGPRAAAFFEVVFTITDPPLRGLRKLIPPLRIGNVSLDLAFLIVIFATVILMNVVGANIR is encoded by the coding sequence GTGAACCTTGTTATCCAGTGTATTTACCTAGCCCTGTTCCTTTTCTTCGTGGCATTGCTGGCCAGGGTCGTGACCTCGATCGTCGTGCAGTTTTCCCGCCACTGGGGACCGGGGCCGCGAGCCGCTGCGTTCTTTGAAGTAGTATTTACCATTACCGATCCTCCTCTACGGGGGTTGAGAAAACTGATCCCACCCCTCAGAATTGGCAATGTGTCGCTCGACCTGGCTTTCTTGATCGTAATATTCGCGACGGTCATTCTCATGAACGTGGTGGGCGCCAACATCCGATGA
- a CDS encoding formimidoylglutamate deiminase: MKYFAQWAWLESGPHANVLIETKAGRLHSVTPGAEVPTGRFKHLYGLTVPGFANVHSHAFHRALRGRAWTDGGTFWTWREKMYRLAHKLDPDGYYRLARAVYAEMAQAGISCVGEFHYLHHPAEGGRYDDPNAMGEALIAAAADAGIRITLLDTLYLQGGFNKELDSVQRRFSDDDFDAWVARHQQLPARNHVMQGFAAHSVRAVPVAHFKPLADYVGERPLHLHLSEQVAENAECMSAFGVTPTELLRRNNLLGPNTTVVHATHLTNFDITTLGESRARACFCPTTEIELADGIGPARGLAQAGSQLCLGTDSNTFINMLAETQALEGHQRLATNKRGHFSPHYLMSAATRTGHQALGWDDAGVIKAGARADLVTLSLDTPRTAGVTIEAAPLSASDSDITNVIIEGRHIANHRQHGSIDTAYELRTAIEKLWDRN, from the coding sequence GTGAAGTATTTCGCACAATGGGCCTGGCTCGAGTCAGGCCCGCACGCCAATGTCCTCATTGAAACCAAAGCCGGCCGCCTACACTCCGTCACCCCTGGAGCCGAGGTACCCACCGGGCGGTTCAAGCACCTCTACGGGCTCACCGTTCCCGGCTTCGCCAACGTCCATTCCCACGCCTTCCACCGCGCCCTGCGGGGACGGGCCTGGACCGACGGCGGCACGTTCTGGACCTGGCGCGAAAAGATGTATCGGCTCGCCCATAAGCTCGACCCCGACGGCTATTACCGCCTCGCCCGCGCCGTCTACGCCGAAATGGCTCAGGCGGGAATATCCTGTGTCGGCGAGTTCCACTACCTCCACCATCCCGCCGAAGGCGGACGTTACGACGACCCCAACGCCATGGGCGAAGCCTTGATCGCCGCAGCGGCCGACGCCGGTATCCGCATCACCCTGCTTGATACCCTCTATCTGCAGGGCGGATTCAACAAGGAACTCGATTCGGTGCAACGTCGTTTCAGCGACGACGACTTCGACGCCTGGGTGGCGCGCCACCAGCAATTGCCCGCGCGTAACCACGTCATGCAGGGCTTTGCCGCACATTCGGTGCGCGCGGTGCCGGTGGCGCACTTCAAACCGCTGGCGGACTATGTGGGCGAACGGCCTCTTCACCTCCACCTGTCCGAACAGGTCGCCGAGAACGCCGAGTGCATGTCGGCCTTCGGCGTTACACCCACCGAACTGTTGCGACGCAATAATCTTCTCGGCCCCAACACCACCGTCGTTCACGCCACCCACCTGACCAACTTCGATATCACCACCCTCGGCGAGAGCCGGGCGCGAGCGTGTTTCTGCCCCACCACCGAAATCGAGCTGGCCGACGGCATCGGCCCAGCTCGCGGACTGGCCCAAGCCGGCTCACAGCTCTGCCTGGGAACCGATTCCAACACCTTCATCAACATGCTCGCCGAAACGCAGGCGCTGGAAGGTCACCAACGACTCGCGACCAATAAACGAGGTCACTTCAGTCCTCACTACCTCATGAGCGCCGCCACCCGGACCGGGCACCAAGCCCTCGGGTGGGACGATGCCGGGGTCATCAAAGCGGGAGCCCGCGCCGACCTGGTCACGCTGAGTCTCGATACTCCACGAACCGCCGGCGTTACGATTGAGGCCGCGCCCCTCAGCGCCTCCGACAGTGACATCACCAATGTCATCATCGAGGGCCGACACATCGCCAACCATCGGCAGCACGGCTCCATCGACACCGCCTACGAACTGCGCACCGCCATCGAGAAACTCTGGGACCGAAATTAG
- a CDS encoding YggS family pyridoxal phosphate-dependent enzyme, which yields MTSMYPTFSKTDPKRTEALRSSLAEAQRDVHAACRQADRAPDEVRIIAVTKTHPPEDAATLVDIGQIDLGENKAQEGTPKAEQLRTWDRTPRWHFLGQLQRNKVRSVVSWADWIHSVDRTRLVDAVDRAAVDREISICLQVNLNSESGRGGVLPGDLEALAEHAAACSNLRVRGVMAVAPLEWESERAFERLADMSRVVRRVVPDASEISAGMTDDFTTAIEYGSTMVRLGSKILGRRHGR from the coding sequence ATGACGTCGATGTACCCGACTTTCTCAAAAACGGATCCTAAACGAACCGAAGCACTACGATCCAGCCTGGCCGAAGCGCAACGTGACGTTCACGCCGCCTGCCGCCAGGCGGATCGTGCGCCCGATGAAGTCCGGATCATCGCGGTCACGAAAACGCACCCCCCGGAAGACGCCGCCACCCTAGTAGACATCGGTCAGATCGACCTGGGAGAGAACAAGGCCCAGGAAGGCACTCCCAAAGCCGAACAATTGCGAACCTGGGACCGTACGCCACGCTGGCACTTTCTGGGCCAGCTGCAACGCAACAAAGTGCGCAGCGTGGTGTCGTGGGCCGATTGGATTCACTCGGTCGATCGAACTCGCCTCGTCGATGCCGTCGACCGGGCCGCCGTCGACCGGGAAATTTCGATCTGCCTCCAGGTCAACCTGAACTCCGAATCCGGCCGAGGCGGAGTCCTCCCCGGTGATTTGGAAGCGCTCGCGGAACATGCCGCCGCGTGTTCGAACCTGCGAGTACGCGGAGTCATGGCGGTGGCCCCCCTGGAATGGGAATCAGAACGTGCCTTCGAACGCTTGGCGGATATGTCCCGCGTCGTTCGCCGGGTGGTACCTGACGCAAGTGAGATCTCAGCGGGAATGACCGACGATTTCACCACAGCGATCGAATACGGGTCGACGATGGTTCGCCTGGGAAGTAAGATCCTGGGCCGTCGCCACGGTCGATGA
- a CDS encoding TraR/DksA C4-type zinc finger protein, which translates to MAEAPKTAEPTGPRRSESETRELREALTERLEELEAERETHIADMAAAQRERLADSAGDDQVDAGSKTVEHEQELTVVRSITDRINQMHRALERLEVGDYGICEKCGKPIPAARLAVFPSATLCVDCKQLEESR; encoded by the coding sequence GTGGCGGAGGCGCCGAAGACAGCGGAGCCGACCGGTCCGCGTCGCAGTGAGAGTGAGACGCGGGAACTGCGTGAAGCGCTCACTGAACGCCTGGAGGAACTGGAGGCGGAACGAGAGACGCACATTGCCGACATGGCCGCTGCGCAGCGTGAACGCCTGGCTGATTCCGCTGGAGACGATCAGGTGGACGCGGGTTCGAAGACGGTGGAGCACGAACAGGAATTGACGGTGGTGCGTTCCATCACCGACCGCATCAATCAGATGCACCGGGCGTTGGAACGACTGGAAGTGGGCGATTACGGTATCTGTGAGAAATGCGGGAAACCGATACCGGCGGCTAGACTTGCAGTGTTCCCGTCCGCGACCTTGTGCGTCGACTGCAAGCAATTGGAGGAAAGCCGCTGA
- a CDS encoding GNAT family N-acetyltransferase: MSQSEKTVIRSAHEDDVDAITRIANHYVLNSGANLRLQLYEPEEWSKLLAQGSAQYPWLIAQQGPRILGYAYAASWNAREAYAWSTETTIYLAAEAAGQGVGTRLYQTLLDELTYQGFTTAIAKITSPNPGSEALHRKTGFTLIGKLADNGFKNGRWWDVGIWQRTLASATVPPKPVTTPRVLEATAIDLLPTDKSGGFQPDGWHGPLTGATGS, translated from the coding sequence ATGAGCCAGTCCGAGAAAACCGTCATTCGATCAGCGCATGAGGACGACGTGGATGCGATCACCCGCATTGCCAATCACTACGTCCTCAATTCCGGAGCCAATCTCCGCCTCCAGCTGTACGAGCCCGAGGAATGGTCCAAGCTTCTCGCTCAAGGGTCCGCACAGTATCCCTGGTTGATCGCCCAACAGGGCCCGCGAATACTCGGATACGCCTACGCGGCTTCCTGGAACGCGAGAGAGGCCTACGCCTGGTCGACCGAGACAACGATCTATCTCGCCGCCGAAGCCGCCGGACAAGGCGTGGGAACCCGCCTGTATCAAACACTGCTGGACGAACTCACCTACCAAGGCTTTACCACCGCCATCGCCAAGATCACAAGCCCCAATCCCGGCAGCGAGGCCCTCCACCGCAAAACCGGCTTCACCTTGATCGGCAAGCTGGCCGATAACGGATTCAAGAACGGACGATGGTGGGACGTGGGGATCTGGCAGCGCACCTTGGCTTCGGCAACGGTGCCGCCGAAGCCGGTGACGACTCCCCGCGTCCTCGAGGCGACCGCAATTGACCTCCTCCCCACGGATAAATCCGGGGGATTCCAACCCGACGGTTGGCATGGTCCCCTCACGGGGGCCACTGGTTCCTGA
- the hutI gene encoding imidazolonepropionase: MSQIFDNIGELFTADPQTGILTDAAVVTDGDRIEWIGPSSEAPAADIRYDLGGKAMLPGFVDSHSHIVFRHDRAAEFAARMAGQPYTGGGIRTTVADVNDATESELERTAQRIVGEMTRTGTTTVEIKSGYGLNPETELKQLSIAARHTGEVTFLGAHTVPSGRDSDDYTHEVAGSMLSVCAPQAKWVDVFCEKGAFNGDQTRHVLEAGVKAGLLPRLHANQLSHGPGVQIAVEFDAASADHCTHLDTDDVDALANSNTVATLLPGAEFSTRNPYPDARGLIDAGATVALATDCNPGSSYTSSMAFCIALAVREMHLTPHEAVTAATAGGARALRRDDIGIIQVGRRADFTVLNADSHIHLAYRPGTPLVSTVIQGGQIIHRENNR; encoded by the coding sequence ATGAGCCAAATCTTTGACAATATCGGGGAACTGTTCACCGCCGACCCGCAGACCGGGATACTGACCGACGCCGCGGTCGTCACCGATGGCGACCGTATCGAATGGATCGGCCCCTCCAGCGAGGCACCGGCCGCCGATATCCGCTACGACCTGGGCGGCAAGGCAATGCTCCCGGGATTCGTGGACTCACATTCCCACATCGTCTTCCGTCACGACCGCGCCGCCGAATTCGCCGCCCGCATGGCCGGGCAGCCCTATACCGGCGGCGGCATTCGCACCACGGTCGCCGACGTGAACGACGCCACGGAGAGCGAACTGGAACGGACCGCCCAGCGCATCGTCGGGGAAATGACTCGTACCGGTACAACCACGGTGGAAATCAAATCAGGTTACGGATTGAATCCCGAAACCGAGCTCAAACAGCTGTCCATCGCCGCCCGGCACACCGGTGAGGTCACCTTCCTCGGTGCCCACACCGTCCCCAGCGGTCGCGACTCCGACGACTACACGCACGAAGTCGCCGGATCGATGCTCAGCGTGTGCGCACCTCAAGCCAAATGGGTGGACGTCTTCTGCGAAAAGGGAGCCTTCAACGGCGATCAAACCAGGCACGTGCTGGAAGCCGGGGTCAAGGCGGGGCTGCTTCCACGCCTGCACGCCAATCAGCTCAGTCACGGCCCCGGGGTCCAGATCGCGGTGGAATTCGACGCCGCCTCCGCCGACCACTGCACCCACCTCGACACCGACGACGTCGATGCACTCGCCAACTCCAACACCGTCGCCACCCTGCTACCCGGCGCGGAGTTCTCCACCCGCAACCCTTACCCGGACGCCAGGGGCCTGATCGACGCCGGTGCGACCGTCGCCCTGGCCACCGACTGCAACCCCGGATCGTCCTATACCTCGTCGATGGCCTTCTGCATCGCCTTGGCCGTCCGCGAGATGCACCTGACCCCCCACGAAGCGGTCACCGCCGCCACCGCGGGGGGAGCACGGGCGCTGCGGCGCGACGACATCGGCATCATCCAAGTCGGACGCCGTGCCGATTTCACCGTGCTCAACGCCGACAGCCATATACACCTCGCCTACCGGCCGGGTACACCGTTGGTGTCCACCGTCATCCAAGGTGGACAAATCATTCACAGGGAGAACAACCGATGA
- a CDS encoding DivIVA domain-containing protein, with protein sequence MPLTPADVHNVAFKKPMLGKRGYDEDEVDGFLDEVERELVRLNEENSDLRSQIESLRAGAPPGAADNAELAAALERVQREKSMLEQELADLEMQLKENSQQLQALQQQQQQPSAQVAAAAAAQGDGSNPGGEQEALHLLMMAQRTADEHVEEAERKVESLLGDARSEAEDLVAQAKDRAAHLEADAQQRHEDAMSSLETKRSSLLKHIEELKTFERDYRTRLKMYLESQLRDLNGQAETDVEEIEAEAKEKETTRSRKANYNSLPL encoded by the coding sequence ATGCCGCTGACCCCGGCTGACGTTCACAACGTCGCATTTAAGAAACCCATGCTTGGCAAGCGAGGCTACGACGAAGACGAAGTCGACGGCTTTCTCGACGAGGTGGAACGGGAACTCGTTCGCCTCAACGAGGAGAACTCCGACCTGCGGTCGCAGATCGAGAGTCTGCGCGCCGGCGCCCCTCCCGGGGCGGCCGACAACGCGGAACTGGCCGCGGCGCTCGAGCGTGTACAGCGTGAAAAGAGCATGCTGGAACAAGAGCTTGCCGACTTGGAGATGCAGCTGAAGGAGAATTCTCAGCAGCTGCAGGCTCTCCAGCAACAGCAGCAGCAACCGAGCGCTCAAGTCGCCGCCGCTGCCGCCGCTCAGGGAGATGGAAGTAACCCCGGTGGCGAGCAGGAAGCTCTCCATTTGCTCATGATGGCTCAGCGTACGGCCGACGAGCACGTGGAGGAGGCCGAACGCAAGGTGGAAAGCCTGCTCGGTGACGCTCGTTCCGAGGCTGAGGACCTTGTGGCACAAGCGAAGGATCGCGCCGCACACCTCGAAGCCGACGCTCAGCAGCGTCACGAGGACGCCATGTCGTCTCTGGAGACGAAGCGCTCGTCCTTGCTGAAACACATCGAAGAGCTGAAGACCTTCGAGCGCGACTACCGCACCAGATTGAAGATGTATCTGGAGAGTCAGCTGCGCGATCTGAACGGCCAAGCGGAAACCGATGTGGAAGAGATCGAAGCGGAGGCGAAGGAAAAGGAGACCACTCGCAGCCGCAAGGCGAATTACAACTCGCTTCCCCTCTAA
- a CDS encoding cell division protein SepF, whose amino-acid sequence MGAMRKAGVWLGLIEEEEQARRRTMSEDVDEFAEEEPEPQPVRRAPRRIERTEPRPAVRQVNRSGVTPLREDVATTPKEAPAPAPSEPQNNYRITTLHPTTYNEARTIGERYREGTPVIMNLSEMDEADAKRLVDFAAGLVFGLRGSFERVTNRVFLLSPANVRVTAEDKAKIAEGGFFNQ is encoded by the coding sequence ATGGGGGCAATGCGGAAAGCCGGCGTATGGCTCGGGCTTATCGAAGAAGAGGAACAGGCACGGCGCAGGACGATGTCAGAGGATGTCGACGAATTCGCCGAGGAAGAGCCTGAACCACAGCCGGTGCGTCGCGCTCCACGGCGAATTGAGCGTACCGAGCCCCGACCGGCCGTTCGCCAAGTCAATCGAAGTGGAGTCACTCCGTTGCGTGAGGACGTCGCGACCACGCCGAAGGAAGCCCCCGCCCCGGCGCCGAGTGAACCGCAGAACAATTACCGCATTACTACGTTGCATCCAACGACTTACAACGAGGCGCGGACGATCGGCGAGCGTTATCGTGAGGGAACTCCCGTCATTATGAATCTCTCGGAAATGGATGAGGCCGATGCCAAACGCCTCGTCGACTTCGCGGCGGGTCTGGTGTTCGGACTGCGGGGTTCGTTTGAGCGGGTGACCAATCGAGTATTCCTACTGTCGCCTGCTAATGTGCGGGTGACGGCTGAAGATAAGGCCAAGATCGCTGAGGGCGGTTTTTTCAACCAGTGA
- the hutH gene encoding histidine ammonia-lyase, which yields MTITITPEGPTLADVIAVARHGHNVELSESALDKMRQSRTIIDDIEQQGKPVYGVSTGFGALANTLIGESDRARMQKSLVRSHAAGVDDPMDAEVVRAMILLRIRSLAKGYSGVRPVIAQQLADLLNSGIVPWVPRHGSLGASGDLAPLAHCAMVAMGEGWINHDGKRVDAAAALAEAGIEPVELSAKEGIALINGTDGMLAMLILAVDDLNHFSTVADVTAALSIEAMLGTDRPFAPELHAIRPQPGQGKSAANLYKLLQHSAIMDSHRDDFEHAVQDAYSMRCAPQVSGAARDVVDYARQVSLHELESIVDNPVVLRDGRVESTGNFHGAPLAYALDFLAIAATDMGSIAERRVDRLLDATRNRELPAFLTPEPGVNSGLMIAQYTAAGIVAENRRLANPASVDSIPTSGMQEDHVSMGWSAGYKLRTVVTNLANLLAVEFLSASRGLQLRAPLTPSPSGHIAIDIIEEIAGQPGDDLFTAPIIEAVAERLSDRRFIDDIAAKVGELH from the coding sequence ATGACCATCACCATTACTCCTGAGGGCCCCACCCTCGCCGACGTCATTGCCGTCGCCCGCCACGGGCACAACGTCGAACTGTCGGAATCCGCCCTCGACAAGATGCGCCAATCGCGCACCATCATCGACGACATCGAACAGCAGGGCAAACCCGTCTACGGCGTCTCCACCGGTTTTGGGGCGCTCGCCAACACGCTCATCGGAGAGTCCGACCGGGCGCGGATGCAGAAATCTCTGGTGCGCTCCCATGCGGCAGGTGTCGACGACCCCATGGACGCCGAGGTCGTGCGGGCCATGATCCTGCTCCGCATTCGTTCTCTGGCCAAAGGTTACTCGGGTGTACGTCCCGTCATCGCCCAACAACTGGCCGACCTCCTCAACTCCGGAATCGTTCCCTGGGTTCCCCGTCACGGATCTCTCGGAGCCTCGGGCGACCTCGCTCCATTGGCACACTGCGCCATGGTCGCGATGGGTGAAGGATGGATCAACCACGACGGGAAGCGTGTCGACGCGGCAGCCGCCTTGGCCGAGGCCGGAATCGAGCCGGTCGAGCTGTCGGCCAAAGAGGGAATCGCCCTCATCAACGGCACGGACGGCATGTTGGCCATGCTCATCCTCGCGGTCGACGACCTCAATCACTTCAGCACCGTCGCCGACGTCACCGCCGCGCTCTCGATCGAGGCCATGCTCGGTACCGACCGCCCCTTCGCACCCGAATTGCATGCCATACGCCCACAACCGGGCCAGGGCAAGAGCGCGGCCAACCTGTACAAGCTGCTCCAGCATTCGGCCATCATGGATTCACACCGCGACGACTTCGAGCACGCGGTACAGGACGCGTATTCCATGCGTTGCGCCCCACAAGTGTCAGGAGCGGCTCGCGACGTCGTCGACTATGCCCGCCAGGTCAGCCTCCACGAACTGGAATCCATCGTGGATAACCCGGTGGTGCTGCGGGACGGACGCGTCGAGTCCACCGGTAACTTCCACGGTGCGCCTCTCGCCTACGCCCTCGATTTCCTCGCGATCGCCGCCACGGACATGGGATCCATCGCCGAACGCCGCGTGGACCGTCTCCTCGACGCCACCCGCAACCGTGAGCTCCCCGCGTTCCTCACTCCGGAGCCCGGGGTGAACTCGGGCCTCATGATCGCCCAATACACCGCGGCCGGGATCGTAGCGGAGAACCGTCGCCTCGCCAACCCCGCTTCGGTAGACAGCATCCCCACCTCCGGGATGCAGGAGGACCACGTGTCCATGGGTTGGTCGGCCGGCTATAAGCTGCGGACCGTCGTCACGAACCTGGCCAACCTGCTGGCCGTGGAGTTCCTGAGCGCTTCGCGCGGACTGCAACTGCGCGCGCCGCTGACTCCTTCTCCATCGGGACACATCGCGATCGACATCATTGAAGAGATCGCCGGGCAACCGGGAGACGACCTGTTCACCGCTCCGATCATCGAAGCCGTGGCCGAGCGTCTCTCCGATCGCCGTTTTATAGACGACATCGCCGCCAAGGTCGGTGAACTGCACTAG
- a CDS encoding allantoate amidohydrolase gives MSDTPTPSDGASEFRRLWNQLAPVGRLSNGGYRRFSWTPEHARLRSWFVEQAELRDLKVETDANGNMFATWGTGDDKAVLTGSHFDSVPGGGAYDGPLGIVSAFLAIDRLREEGFTPSRPITVADFVEEEGGRFGVPCLGSRLSTGAVAPDKARSLTDADGTTYAEALTAAGFDPDALGQAPQPAQRFERFVELHVEQGKSLVYGDRAVGVASAIWPHGRWRFDFTGEGDHAGTTHLTDRRDPMLTFAFTVLAARKAAAQEQALATVGRVAVDPGATNAIAAHVSAWLDARAPDEETLGRILSRLDDQARQRAVKDGTEVAITCESQSAVVNFDHRLRDRISELLGDAPILPTGAGHDAGVLSTELPTAMLFVRNPSGVSHAPAEGATDEDCGTGVQALATVLKEFTR, from the coding sequence GTGAGCGACACACCCACGCCCAGCGACGGTGCCTCCGAGTTTCGCCGCCTGTGGAATCAACTCGCCCCCGTCGGCCGGCTCTCCAACGGTGGATACCGTCGATTCAGCTGGACTCCCGAGCACGCACGACTTCGCTCGTGGTTCGTCGAGCAGGCTGAACTGCGGGATTTGAAGGTGGAGACCGACGCCAACGGCAATATGTTCGCCACCTGGGGCACCGGCGACGACAAGGCCGTCCTCACCGGAAGTCATTTTGATTCCGTCCCCGGCGGAGGCGCCTACGACGGTCCACTCGGCATCGTATCGGCGTTCCTCGCCATCGACCGATTGCGTGAGGAGGGATTCACTCCTTCCCGCCCGATCACGGTCGCCGATTTCGTGGAAGAGGAAGGCGGGCGCTTCGGTGTCCCCTGCCTGGGCTCGCGCCTGTCCACCGGAGCCGTCGCTCCGGATAAGGCACGTTCCCTCACCGACGCCGACGGAACCACCTATGCGGAAGCCCTGACCGCCGCCGGATTCGACCCCGACGCCTTGGGACAGGCTCCCCAACCGGCACAACGATTCGAACGCTTCGTGGAACTTCACGTCGAGCAGGGGAAGTCCCTGGTATACGGAGATCGGGCCGTCGGTGTCGCCAGCGCGATCTGGCCACACGGCCGTTGGCGCTTTGATTTCACCGGAGAAGGCGATCACGCCGGAACGACGCATCTGACCGACCGGCGCGACCCCATGCTCACGTTCGCTTTCACCGTTCTCGCCGCCCGCAAGGCGGCCGCTCAGGAACAGGCCCTGGCCACGGTCGGGCGCGTCGCAGTCGACCCGGGCGCGACCAACGCCATCGCCGCCCACGTGTCCGCATGGCTCGACGCCCGCGCGCCCGACGAGGAAACCCTGGGGCGTATCCTGTCGCGCTTGGACGACCAAGCCCGGCAACGCGCCGTCAAGGACGGTACCGAGGTGGCGATCACCTGCGAATCGCAGTCGGCGGTGGTGAACTTCGACCACCGCCTGCGCGATCGAATCAGTGAACTACTGGGCGACGCGCCCATCCTCCCGACCGGCGCGGGCCACGACGCCGGAGTGCTGTCCACTGAACTTCCCACCGCCATGCTGTTTGTACGCAACCCTTCAGGCGTCTCACACGCTCCCGCTGAGGGGGCGACCGACGAGGACTGCGGTACCGGCGTACAGGCCTTGGCCACCGTTCTAAAGGAATTCACCAGGTGA
- the lspA gene encoding signal peptidase II: protein MRRLQAIGGKPLSTASSSGSTPTESNLDASTRSGRLYVWFIVVGAVAIAADVVTKWLAAEFLQGGESVRLPTGAVYLSYTTNPGAAFNLASDYTWLLALIALAVIVFLLVIARKIRTKTWAVTLGLLLGGATGNFIDRVFREPGFLHGEVVDFISLFAPNGQVWPIFNLADSSLVVGVTLVVLLEFTGRSFSPLPDEEDSRSDGKTTSNSVDKQSKEAE from the coding sequence GTGCGTCGACTGCAAGCAATTGGAGGAAAGCCGCTGAGTACCGCATCGTCTTCCGGTAGCACCCCTACCGAATCGAACCTGGACGCCTCAACTCGTTCAGGGCGACTTTATGTCTGGTTCATCGTGGTTGGCGCGGTAGCGATCGCCGCCGACGTGGTGACCAAATGGCTGGCGGCCGAGTTTCTCCAAGGAGGCGAGTCGGTTCGCCTTCCCACCGGGGCGGTGTACCTGAGTTACACGACGAATCCCGGGGCCGCGTTCAATCTGGCCAGTGATTACACCTGGTTGCTGGCCTTGATCGCTCTGGCCGTCATTGTTTTTCTCCTGGTCATCGCGCGTAAGATCCGGACTAAGACGTGGGCTGTCACCCTCGGTCTACTGTTGGGCGGCGCGACGGGGAATTTCATCGATCGAGTTTTTCGCGAGCCGGGTTTTCTGCACGGCGAAGTGGTCGATTTCATCAGCCTTTTCGCTCCGAACGGCCAGGTCTGGCCGATATTCAACCTGGCAGACAGCTCACTTGTCGTAGGCGTTACTCTGGTGGTTCTACTAGAATTCACCGGTAGATCATTTTCCCCCCTTCCCGACGAAGAGGATTCCCGGTCGGATGGGAAAACGACCTCGAACAGTGTCGACAAGCAATCCAAGGAGGCCGAGTAG